In one Vigna radiata var. radiata cultivar VC1973A unplaced genomic scaffold, Vradiata_ver6 scaffold_158, whole genome shotgun sequence genomic region, the following are encoded:
- the LOC106752443 gene encoding pentatricopeptide repeat-containing protein At5g48910, translated as MLRNKSTKPLLSNSQASIFRYLPSQPSLPQIKQTHAHVVVLGYARLTVHLLSLLSFSSILPFPLRYSLSLFSAIPFPTVFAFNSLIRCHAKANSSPSLSLSLYSALRRRFLNPNQHTFTFLLHACSKNLKLKGNNKLGVQVHSHVIKLGYACHVFVRNALIHFYFECGDADSSQRVFEEDALCSDVVTWNSMLAGAVRNGDVRVAEKMFGEMPERDVVSWSTMIMGYVQNGLFEDGLECFRDMRKKRVRPNEAILVTLLSVSAQLGLLCYGRFIHSTIEAMRFPMTVLIGTALVDMYAKCGCIEKARILFDGMVKKDVWTWNVMICGLASHDCAKEALALFDRFIDEGFLPVNVTFVGVLNACSRAGLVGEGKHYFKLMVDGYGIQHEMEHYGCMVDLLAHAGLVDEAVKLIEGMAITPDPVMWATLLDACKLHGFVEMGEKIGIKLIELDPTHDGHYVQLAGIYAKERKWEDVVRIRELLSERIAGKVAGWSLVELQGRVHRFVAGGREHECSSDIYKMLETIGLGITEAGLLTETF; from the coding sequence ATGTTGAGAAATAAAAGCACCAAACCCCTTCTTTCAAATTCTCAAGCTTCAATATTCCGTTATCTGCCATCACAACCTTCCCTGCCCCAAATCAAGCAAACCCATGCACACGTCGTCGTTTTGGGCTATGCTCGTCTCACCGTTCACCTTCTCTCTCTACTTTCTTTCTCCTCCATTCTTCCTTTCCCTCTCCGATACTCACTCTCTCTCTTCAGCGCAATTCCGTTCCCCACTGTATTTGCCTTCAACTCCCTCATCCGCTGCCACGCCAAAGCCAACTCGTCGCcgtctctctctctttctctctactCCGCATTGCGACGCCGTTTTCTCAACCCCAACCAGCACACCTTCACCTTCCTGCTCCATGCCTGCTCCAAGAACTTAAAACTTAAGGGAAACAACAAGTTGGGTGTTCAAGTTCATTCGCACGTGATCAAGCTCGGTTATGCTTGCCACGTGTTTGTCCGGAACGCTCTGATTCACTTCTATTTCGAGTGTGGTGATGCTGATTCTTCCCAAAGGGTGTTTGAGGAAGATGCCCTTTGCAGCGATGTGGTCACGTGGAACTCCATGCTGGCTGGTGCAGTGAGAAATGGGGATGTTCGGGTTGCGGAGAAGATGTTTGGTGAAATGCCTGAAAGGGATGTTGTTTCTTGGAGTACTATGATAATGGGGTATGTTCAAAATGGACTTTTTGAAGATGGGTTGGAGTGTTTTAGAGACatgaggaagaagagagtgAGACCAAATGAAGCTATATTGGTTACCTTGCTTTCGGTTTCGGCTCAGTTGGGTTTGCTTTGTTATGGGAGATTCATTCATTCCACCATTGAGGCAATGAGATTTCCAATGACGGTTCTTATAGGGACTGCTTTGGTTGACATGTATGCAAAGTGTGGTTGTATTGAAAAGGCGAGAATCTTGTTTGATGGGATGGTGAAGAAGGATGTGTGGACGTGGAATGTTATGATCTGCGGTCTTGCTTCGCATGATTGCGCCAAGGAGGCGCTCGCACTATTTGACAGGTTCATTGATGAAGGCTTTCTTCCTGTGAATGTGACATTTGTGGGTGTACTTAATGCTTGTAGTAGGGCTGGTTTGGTTGGTGAAGGGAAGCATTATTTTAAGTTGATGGTAGATGGTTATGGCATTCAGCATGAGATGGAGCACTATGGGTGCATGGTTGATCTCCTTGCTCATGCCGGTTTAGTTGATGAGGCAGTTAAGTTGATTGAGGGAATGGCAATTACGCCCGATCCTGTGATGTGGGCGACGCTGCTTGATGCATGTAAGCTTCATGGATTTGTGGAGATGGGGGAGAAGATTGGGATTAAGTTGATAGAGTTGGATCCAACCCATGACGGGCATTATGTGCAGTTAGCTGGAATATATGCGAAAGAGAGAAAGTGGGAGGATGTAGTTAGAATTCGGGAATTATTGAGTGAGAGAATTGCCGGCAAAGTTGCTGGTTGGAGTTTGGTTGAACTGCAGGGTAGAGTTCATCGCTTTGTTGCTGGGGGCAGAGAGCATGAATGTTCTTCAGATATTTACAAAATGCTTGAAACAATTGGACTGGGGATAACTGAAGCAGGTTTACTAACTGAAACGTTTTGA
- the LOC106752458 gene encoding 28S ribosomal protein S29, mitochondrial produces MLRSLRRAAATHHSWHLKLAPFSSLSHTSRPPKPTPHFKPDPKKSTATPAAAAAALYDEQERIRQLAADDKNPSLDVGLDGGPLFTSAPSLSHLSRNDVCTYFKLTKDTLNTVFPEGLPVGMVNEFQDSMRKALLVRQSFLDLRDNFRRVVDPPMWSSNGKGVKVRKQVVLDGPVSCGKSIALAMLVQWAREEGWLVLYVPKGKDWTHGGFFYKHPLTGLWDTPVQAENVLKDFLKYNESYLKELPCQIFDPIVLGEGAGVGWLKDADSLAIPEGTNLYELVRTGIEQTHAAVGVVVRLRKELSLVKDRPVLIAVDQYNNWFTFSEYEEPVTIRSCRPIHARELSMVKAFRSMMHDDMMVGAFSHSTAVGKLRKDLPDVPVDARVMFPRYSLDEADTVCRYYLRQRLIRREAFSEENWKKIYFLSNGNGTEIRGLVPFMR; encoded by the exons ATGTTACGTTCCCTTAGGAGAGCTGCAGCGACCCATCATTCATGGCATCTCAAGCTCGCTCCTTTCTCATCTCTCAGCCACACTTCTAGGCCCCCAAAGCCCACACCACATTTCAAACCCGATCCCAAAAAATCCACCGCCACCCCCGCTGCCGCCGCCGCCGCACTCTACGATGAACAAGAACGTATTCGGCAACTCGCCGCTGATGACAAAAACCCTTCACTTGATGTGGGGCTTGATGGCGGTCCTCTCTTCACCTCGGCACCTTCCCTCTCTCACCTCTCCCGCAACGACGTCTGCACCTACTTCAAACTCAC GAAGGATACCCTGAACACGGTTTTCCCCGAGGGATTGCCGGTGGGTATGGTGAACGAGTTTCAGGACTCGATGCGTAAGGCTTTACTTGTTCGCCAGAGCTTCTTGGATCTCCGTGATAACTTCAGGCGCGTGGTGGATCCACCAATGTGGTCCTCTAATGGTAAAG GAGTTAAAGTTAGGAAGCAAGTGGTGTTAGATGGTCCTGTTAGCTGTGGGAAGAGCATTGCGCTTGCAATGCTTGTTCAGTGGGCTCGAGAAGAAGGTTGGCTAGTTTTATATGTTCCTAAAGGCAAGGACTGGACCCATGGAGGATTTTTCTACAAGCACCCACTAACTGGTTTATGGGACACACCTGTCCAGGCTGAGAATGTCCTCAAG GATTTTTTGAAGTACAATGAGTCCTACCTAAAGGAACTTCCATGCCAAATATTTGATCCAATCGTATTAGGTGAGGGTGCTGGTGTTGGATGGTTGAAAGATGCAGATTCCTTGGCAATTCCTGAAGGTACAAATTTATACGAGCTGGTGAGGACTGGTATTGAGCAGACACATGCAGCTGTTGGAGTGGTAGTTCGTTTGAGGAAAGAGTTATCACTTGTTAAAGACAGGCCTGTTCTTATTGCAGTAGATCAA TATAATAACTGGTTTACATTCAGTGAATATGAGGAGCCAGTCACTATCCGGTCTTGCCGGCCAATACATGCTAGAGAACTTTCAATG GTGAAGGCTTTTAGATCAatgatgcatgatgatatgATGGTAGGTGCCTTTTCTCATTCAACAGCAGTAGGAAAACTTCGTAAAGATTTACCAGATGTTCCAGTAGATGCTCGTGTTATGTTTCCTCGATACAGTTTGGACGAGGCCGACACTGTATGCCGTTATTATTTAAG GCAAAGGCTAATTCGTCGCGAAGCTTTCTCAGAAGAAAACTGGAAGAAAATTTACTTCCTGTCCAATGGAAATGGAACAGAGATTAGGGGGTTGGTTCCTTTCATGCGATGA
- the LOC106752441 gene encoding wound-induced protein 1-like, translated as MGYKRSPTAMIIPGKAEPEKLSGWTAELEKRNLETVKTVYKALRDGQAEKLVKVVRSELEWWYHGPPHCEHMRRLLTSESTTKAFRFRPRRIRAVGDRVMVEGWEGAGEYWVHVWTVSHGIIAQLREYFNTFITVVLRVSEDGDEARLWRSSDRVRVRVHGSLPDLVLSV; from the coding sequence ATGGGCTACAAACGTTCTCCCACCGCCATGATCATCCCCGGAAAGGCCGAGCCGGAGAAGCTCTCCGGCTGGACTGCTGAACTCGAAAAACGCAACCTAGAGACGGTGAAAACAGTGTACAAGGCGCTGCGCGATGGCCAAGCGGAGAAGCTAGTGAAGGTGGTGAGGTCAGAGTTGGAATGGTGGTACCATGGACCTCCTCATTGCGAGCACATGAGGAGACTGTTGACCAGCGAGTCAACGACGAAAGCCTTCAGGTTTCGACCTCGGAGGATCAGGGCCGTCGGAGACCGTGTGATGGTGGAAGGGTGGGAGGGGGCGGGAGAGTATTGGGTGCACGTCTGGACAGTCAGCCACGGGATCATTGCTCAGCTGCGCGAGTACTTCAACACCTTCATCACGGTGGTGCTTCGAGTTTCCGAGGATGGTGACGAGGCTCGGTTGTGGCGGAGCTCCGACCGGGTCCGCGTTCGGGTTCATGGGTCGTTACCGGATCTTGTGCTTTCGGTTTAA
- the LOC106752464 gene encoding protein NUCLEAR FUSION DEFECTIVE 4, with product MSSTTLQWLSLVGTIWLQAIIGTNTNFPAYSSQLKQLLSISQVQLNNLAFASDAGKLFGWFSGLASIYLPLWLVLLTGSTLGLIGYGVQYLFITKQISSLSYWHVFLLTFLAGNSICWINTVCYVVTIRNFLSDRQVAVGITTSYQGLSAKIYANIVEAVSPHKKAKAFLFLNSLLPVIVGLVAAPLVREFDATSPKHTRVGFAVMFVITIFTGIYAVLSSLQFVTSKASSLDIMTGILVSLLLPLLVPLSVKIKELQDNRENLRIYHFTMEENNSEERVENEVKEGEVEEEIGIIEEVGVKLMLRRINFWLYFFVYYFGATVGLVYLNNLGQIAESRGCSNTSSLVSLSSSFGFFGRLMPSLMYYFYRGQCRISRPASLLAAMVPTSGAFFLLLNRTDLALYISTAVIGVCTGAITSIAVSTTTELFGTKHFSVNHNVVVANIPMGSFVFGYSAALVYRNQGHEHYEHGQCMGMECYRNTFIIWGSLCFFGTLLAFILHVSTRKFYSQIP from the exons ATGTCTTCTACTACTCTCCAATGGCTAAGCCTTGTTGGCACCATTTGGCTCCAAGCCATAATTGGGACAAACACTAATTTCCCTGCTTACTCTTCTCAGCTCAAGCAACTTCTTTCCATTTCCCAAGTCCAACTCAATAACCTTGCTTTTGCCTCTGATGCAGGCAAGCTTTTTGGCTGGTTTTCTGGCCTTGCTTCTATATACCTCCCCCTTTGGCTTGTCCTCTTGACAGGTTCAACTCTTGGCTTGATTGGCTATGGTGTGCAATATCTCTTCATAACCAAACAGATTTCCTCTTTGTCCTATTGGCATGTCTTCTTACTAACTTTTCTTGCTGGCAATAGTATTTGTTGGATCAACACTGTATGCTATGTTGTCACCATAAGGAACTTCCTATCAGATCGCCAAGTTGCAGTCGGAATAACAACTAGCTACCAAGGACTCAGTGCAAAAATTTACGCCAACATTGTTGAGGCTGTTTCTCCTCACAAGAAGGCAAAAGCTTTTCTCTTCCTTAACTCTCTCTTGCCTGTGATAGTTGGCCTAGTAGCTGCTCCTCTGGTCAGAGAATTTGATGCCACAAGTCCTAAGCACACGCGTGTTGGGTTTGCCGTGATGTTTGTCATAACAATTTTCACTGGAATATATGCTGTGTTAAGCAGCTTGCAATTTGTCACAAGCAAAGCATCCTCACTGGATATCATGACTGGTATCCTAGTGTCCCTTCTGTTGCCTCTTCTGGTTCCACTTTCAGTGAAGATCAAGGAACTACAGGATAATAGAGAAAATTTGAGAATTTACCATTTTACTATGGAGGAGAATAACAGTGAAGAGAGAGTGGAGAATGAGGTGAAAGAGGGTGAAGTTGAAGAAGAGATTGGTATTATAGAAGAAGTTGGAGTGAAGTTGATGCTTAGAAGAATAAATTTctggttatatttttttgtgtattaTTTCGGTGCAACAGTTGGTTTAGTATATCTTAATAACTTAGGACAAATTGCTGAATCTCGGGGTTGCTCCAATACTTCATCTTTGGTGTCTTTGTCATCATCCTTTGGCTTCTTTGGCCGTCTCATGCCATCTCTCATGTACTACTTCTACAG GGGACAGTGTAGAATTTCAAGACCTGCTTCACTGTTGGCAGCGATGGTTCCAACATCAGGAGCATTTTTTTTGCTTCTCAACAGAACTGATCTTGCTCTTTACATTAGCACTGCAGTGATTGGAGTGTGTACGGGAGCAATCACTTCCATTGCTGTTTCCACAACCACTGAGCTGTTTGGTACAAAGCATTTTTCAGTGAACCATAATGTGGTGGTGGCCAACATTCCTATGGGATCCTTCGTATTTGGCTATTCAGCTGCACTTGTTTACCGTAACCAAGGACATGAACACTATGAGCATGGGCAATGCATGGGCATGGAATGTTACAGAAACACTTTTATCATCTGGGGTTCCTTGTGTTTCTTTGGAACTCTTTTGGCTTTCATTCTTCATGTTAGCACTCGCAAGTTTTACTCACAAATACCATAG
- the LOC106752463 gene encoding TP53-regulating kinase, translated as METEVDSRDTSLILLKQGAEARVFESSFVGRKSVVKERFSKKYRHPVLDSKLTLKRLNAEARCMTKARRLGVCTPVLYAVDHVLHTLTFEYVTGPSVKDVFLEIGSRGTDKEWLDNIASQIGEAIGKLHDGGLIHGDLTTSNMLLKSDTKQLVLIDFGLSFTSTLPEDKAVDLYVLERSLISMHSSCGNVMDQILAAYRKSSKQWSSTLNKLAQVRQRGRKRTMVG; from the exons ATGGAGACTGAAGTTGACTCAAGAGATACTTCACTCATTCTGCTCAAACAAGGAGCTGAAGCT AGGGtttttgagtcttcttttgtgGGAAGGAAATCCGTTGTCAAGGAACGCTTCTCAAAGAAGTACAGGCATCCAGTTTTGGATTCAAAATTGACCCTCAAGCGCTTAAATGCG GAGGCTAGGTGCATGACCAAAGCAAGGCGACTTGGTGTTTGTACTCCTGTGCTGTATGCTGTGGATCATGTATTGCACACTTTAACATTTGAATATGTTACTGGCCCTTCAGTCAAAGATGTGTTCCTTGAAATCGGGTCACGTGGGACTGATAAAGAGTGGCTGGACAATATTGCATCCCAAATTGGTGAAGCAATTGGGAAGTTACATGATGGTGGTCTTATTCATGGTGATTTAACAACATCAAACATGTTGTTGAAGAGTGATACCAAGCAGTTG GTTCTTATTGATTTTGGTTTGAGCTTCACTTCAACTCTTCCAGAAGATAAAGCTGTTGATTTGTATGTTCTGGAAAGATCTCTTATCTCAATGCATTCATCATGTGGGAATGTG ATGGATCAAATTCTTGCTGCATACAGGAAGTCGTCAAAACAGTGGTCATCCACGTTAAACAAGCTAGCACAAG TGCGACAAAGAGGGCGGAAGAGGACCATGGTTGGATGA
- the LOC106752472 gene encoding spermidine coumaroyl-CoA acyltransferase gives MYLYPHISVFYLLNSMENMKTPLVLDMKDVVIVKPCKPTPSELLPLSTIDSDPVLNILCQTIYVYKANLDSPNGQLDPAQLIKEALSKVLVYYYPLAGKIVTFDDGKLGINCNADGVPFLEATANCELSSLHYLEGIDVPTAQKLIINNDNPFEDEKHALAFMVTKFLCGGFTLGMGLSHSVCDGFGASQFFRALAEVACGKSEPSVKPVWERERLMGTLLKEPLQFPIDETSRAVSPFWPTDEISHECFNFNAKSIQRLKMELMKESDDVKESFTTVETLGAYVWRSRARALKLNSDGKTMLCLAVGVRRLLNPPLPEGYYGNAFVGSYVVQTVKELDERPLSEIVKLIKESKKLPSNNEYIRNTINTLETIRQKNIKVEGTCASVVLTDWRQLSLLEEVDFGWKASVNIIPVPWNMLGYVDLCLFLPPSNLDPSMKAGVRVFVSLPKASMPKFREEMEALKLTRADDNST, from the coding sequence ATGTACTTATATCCTCACATCTCAGTTTTTTATCTGTTAAATTCCATGGAAAACATGAAGACACCCCTTGTCCTTGATATGAAGGATGTTGTAATAGTTAAACCCTGCAAGCCCACACCATCTGAACTTCTTCCTCTGTCCACCATTGACAGTGATCCTGTTCTCAACATTCTGTGTCAGACCATTTATGTTTACAAAGCAAATCTTGATTCCCCAAATGGCCAACTTGATCCTGCTCAGCTGATAAAAGAAGCCCTCTCAAAGGTTTTGGTTTACTATTATCCTCTTGCTGGGAAGATAGTAACATTTGATGATGGAAAACTTGGAATCAACTGCAATGCTGATGGAGTTCCATTTTTGGAGGCAACTGCTAACTGTGAACTCTCTTCTCTTCACTATCTGGAAGGGATTGATGTTCCAACTGCACAGAAATTGATCATTAATAATGATAACCCTTTTGAAGATGAAAAGCACGCCCTGGCTTTCATGGTGACCAAGTTTCTCTGTGGGGGTTTCACTCTTGGCATGGGGTTGTCACACAGTGTTTGTGATGGGTTTGGTGCATCTCAATTCTTCAGAGCCTTGGCTGAAGTTGCATGTGGAAAAAGTGAGCCCTCGGTGAAACCTGTGTGGGAGAGGGAGAGACTAATGGGGACACTTCTTAAGGAGCCACTCCAATTTCCCATTGATGAGACTTCAAGGGCAGTTTCACCATTTTGGCCAACCGATGAGATTTCACATGAATGCTTTAACTTCAACGCGAAGAGCATACAAAGACTCAAAATGGAACTGATGAAGGAAAGTGATGATGTGAAGGAAAGCTTCACAACTGTTGAAACACTTGGTGCCTATGTTTGGAGGTCAAGGGCTAGAGCTTTGAAATTGAACTCTGATGGAAAAACTATGTTGTGTTTAGCTGTAGGGGTGAGACGTCTGTTGAATCCACCCTTGCCTGAAGGATATTATGGGAATGCTTTTGTGGGTTCATATGTGGTGCAAACAGTGAAAGAACTTGATGAAAGACCACTCTCAGAGATTGTGAAGCTCATCAAAGAGAGCAAAAAGCTTCCTTCCAATAATGAGTATATCAGAAACACAATAAACACGTTAGAGACAATTAGACAGAAAAACATAAAGGTTGAAGGAACATGTGCATCTGTGGTGTTAACAGATTGGAGACAGCTGAGTTTGTTGGAAGAAGTGGACTTTGGATGGAAGGCTTCAGTGAATATAATACCAGTTCCGTGGAATATGTTAGGGTATGTGGACTTATGCCTTTTCTTGCCTCCTAGTAACTTGGATCCTTCAATGAAAGCAGGAGTTAGGGTCTTTGTTTCCCTCCCCAAAGCTTCCATGCCCAAGTTTAGGGAAGAGATGGAGGCACTGAAGCTTACGAGAGCTGATGATAATAGCACCTAG
- the LOC106752442 gene encoding uncharacterized protein LOC106752442, translated as MAGLTLLLDLWKKNQSCNTERTYQSSLFSASATVASFAAATSFPSKDFFGFRPTVAHCDAGAIISEDRIPNMGNLGGKYFYHDSLKYNTKHYKIELKPLFSALEWKSFSIITLRSFLMFYLPLMESHAKMEQDDVEFLRDKHDHDGNLSVPFKKSLFQIIREVTVVTTRRILERVTVHYVSRRMAWKLLKDVPQSAARKAGRKMPTLVYICSVSKTTFRGYMLGVSASWLVQVGIGLFQFFKSKSKNENLSNDVRIRVLRQKVFLATVRCNASLIFASIGAGIGASVIRPSLGQWVGCAIGDLVGPVIVAVCADKVLHLNLNL; from the exons ATGGCGGGACTAACATTACTGTTAGATCTATGGAAGAAAAACCAAAGCTGTAACACGGAACGGACCTACCAATCTTCCTTATTTTCTGCATCTGCTACTGTTGCATCTTTTGCTGCGGCCACATCTTTTCCCTCAAAGGACTTCTTTGG TTTCAGGCCAACAGTTGCTCATTGTGATGCCGGAGCAATAATTTCTGAAGATCGCATTCCTAATATGGGAAATCTGGGAGGAAAATATTTCTACCATGACTCCCTAAAATATAATACCAAGCACTACAAAATTGAGCTGAAACCTTTATTTTCTGCTTTGGAATGGAAATCATTTTCAATCATTACATTGAGATCATTTCTGATGTTCTATTTGCCTCTTATGGAGTCTCATGCAAAGATGGAACAAGATGATGTTGAGTTTCTACGGGACAAACATGACCATGATGGCAATTTGAGTGTTCCATTCAAAAAGTCACTGTTTCAAATCATTCGTGAG GTCACTGTGGTGACAACCAGACGCATTTTAGAAAGAGTGACTGTACACTATGTTTCAAGAAGAATGGCGTGGAAACTACTTAAAG ATGTTCCCCAGTCAGCTGCTCGCAAGGCTGGAAGGAAAATGCCTACTTTAGTATACATCTGCTCTGTGAGCAAAACAACTTTCAGAG GGTATATGCTTGGAGTTTCAGCATCGTGGCTTGTCCAAGTAGGCATTGGATTATTTCAGTTCTTTAAGTCGAAGTCAAAGaatgaaaatttgagcaatGATGTGAGAATTAGGGTTCTTAGACAGAAGGTTTTCCTAGCTACAGTTAGATGCAATGCATCTCTAATTTTTGCCTCAATTGGAGCAGGGATTGGTGCTTCTGTTATTCGTCCTTCACTTGGCCAATGGGTTG gttgTGCTATCGGTGATTTGGTTGGTCCAGTTATTGTAGCTGTTTGTGCTGACAAAGTTCTTCACTTGAACTTGAACCTATAA